DNA from Microvirga ossetica:
AGCCTATACGGCGTTCCGCGGACGGCTGCCCACGGCAGACGCGCTTCTTGCCAAGCGCGGATTGGTGGCGGTGGTGGAAGACGCTTGAGGTGAACTGGCGGGCCCGAACCGGCCCGTCACGCCGTCCCGGTCGTGAACTCGCGCGAGCGCCTCATCGCGTAGAAGCGGATCTTGCCGATTCGCGGAGTGTCCTTGGGCGAGGCCTGAGTCGTGGGAAGCGGACGCAGGACGCTCTTCAGGAAAGCCGCACCTTGCGGATCGATCTCCAGGGCTTTCGCGTCGAGCACCGGCATGGGCAGCTTTCCCTTCTGGTTCGTGTTTGTTCGGAAACGCTACGCCCGCTAAGAAAAACACCTAAGCTTGGGCGAAGTTCCGTCGATCAGCGCGAGAACCGCAACTCGCTGACCTGTTGGGACACCCGCCCGGGGCGCACGATAGACTCCGAAAAATGGGCTTTATTGGGGCTGTCGGGAAAACGCTGCGGTTCCAGGCAGAGGCCGCCGTGCCGACCGTATCGGGCGCCATCCAACCCTGCCACGGGCATATCGATCAGGTGGCCGTCATAAAACTGGACTCCGGGCTCCGTGGTCCAGAGCTCCATCGAAAGGCCGTTTCTGCGGGAGGCCAGGGTTGCCGCGTGGCGAAGCTCGCCAGAGGGCCTGCGCAGCACGTAGTTGATGTCGTAGAGAATATGCTGCGCCCCGTGGACCGGGCGGGCGGCCGTAAAATCGTAGTCCGTGCCGGCCACCGCCACGATCTCGCCGGTGGGGATGAGATCGGGCCGAGTCGGCGTGATGTAATCGCCCACGATCGCCAGCTCGTGCGCCGAGATATCGGGGCTGCCATCGAGGTTGAAATAGCCGTGGGTGGTGAGGTTGACCGGCGTCGGCCTGTCGCTTGTCGCTTCGAGCGCGATCCGCAGCCGGGACGATTCGAGGAGCGTATAGGTGCACGTCGCCACGAGGCGGCCGGGATAGCCCATGTCGCCGTCTTCCGACACGAGCCCCAGGGTCAGGCTGGAGGGCGTGTGATCGACGATGCTCCACAGGCGCGTGCCGAAGCCCATGCTGCCGCCGTGGAGCTGATTTTTTCCCTCGTTCGCATCGAGTTCGTAAGTCTCCCCGTCCAGGGTGAACCGCGCCCCGCCGATGCGGTTGCCATAGCGTCCCACGATGGCGCCGAAATAGGGGGAATGGGCGACGTAGTCCTCGATGGAATTGAGGCCCAGCACCACGCGCTGGGATCCGCCCGCGAGCGGCACGACGAGATCGCGCACCACCGCGCCCCAGGTGAGGATTTTCGCCTCTATCCCGTCGGGTCCCTTGAGCGAGACCTGCAGGACGTCCTGCCCGTTGAGGGAGCCGAAGCGCTCGATCGTCATGATGCTTACCCCTCGAAGAGATGGGTCTTCAGGCCGCGGATGCCGCCGGTCTCGACCTGGAAGAGATGCCCCGCCATCACGTCGAGATGCGGGTCGTGGCCGATAGCGGCGGTGGTGATGTAGAGCGTGGTCAGATCCGGCCCGCCGAAGGCGCATTTCGTGACCTGCGCGGTCGGGACGGGCACGACGCGCTCGACCGATCCGTCCGGTGCGAAGCGGGTGATGCGCGAGGCGCCCCAGTGGCAAACCCAGACATAGCCCTCTGCGTCGACCGCCATGCCGTCCGGATGGCCCCAGGCCTGCTCGAACCGGGCGAAGGGGCGCGGCTCGCCGATCCGGCCGCCCTCGGCATCGAGGGCGTAGACCGTCTGCTTCATCGTATCGGTAGCGTAGAGAAGGCGCCCGTCGGGGCTGAAAGCCGGCCCGTTGGTGACGACGATGCCGGAATGGAACTGGGTCAGCTCCTTGCCGTCCCAGCGCCAGAAGGCGCCCGATTCGGTCTTCTCCTCGTCGTCCATGGTGCCGAAATAGATCGCGCCGTCCGGCCCCACATGCCCGTCGTTGATGCGGTTGTTCGGCTTGTCCTTGTCGGGCGAGACGATGGGCTGCACCGCGCCCGTCCTGAGGTTGAAACGGGCGAGGCCCGACTTGAAGCCGGCGATGACCTCATCCTCGTCGGGGGTGAGCGCGATGAAGCCGATCCGCTCGGGCGCATCGATGCGAAAATGCTCCTTCGCTTCCTGACGGTAGTGCCAGATGCCGGGGTTCTTGATGTCGACCCAGAAGAGCGTGTTCGAGCGGTGGTCCCAGACGGGTCCCTCGCCCAGCATGCAGGCGCTGGCCACCGCCACATGCGGCGTCTGCGGATGAACGGCTGGATGTGTCATGATCTCTCCCCTTTTAGGGTCATTGGCTGATCCCTCGCTCTGCCGGTAACTCCGGCGGCGTGGGACGGGGTCCCTCACCCTGGTACGCTCTGGGCGATTCGATGCGCCAGGGCGACAAGGCTCATATCGGAGCCGGCTGGCCCCATGATCGACAATCCCAGCGGCGCGCCGAGGCGGGAGGCGAGCGGGATCGAGACGTGGGGCAATCCCGACAGCACCGACAGGCAGAGCAGGTTCAGGGCGTTGTTGCGGTAGTCGTTC
Protein-coding regions in this window:
- a CDS encoding SMP-30/gluconolactonase/LRE family protein, with product MTHPAVHPQTPHVAVASACMLGEGPVWDHRSNTLFWVDIKNPGIWHYRQEAKEHFRIDAPERIGFIALTPDEDEVIAGFKSGLARFNLRTGAVQPIVSPDKDKPNNRINDGHVGPDGAIYFGTMDDEEKTESGAFWRWDGKELTQFHSGIVVTNGPAFSPDGRLLYATDTMKQTVYALDAEGGRIGEPRPFARFEQAWGHPDGMAVDAEGYVWVCHWGASRITRFAPDGSVERVVPVPTAQVTKCAFGGPDLTTLYITTAAIGHDPHLDVMAGHLFQVETGGIRGLKTHLFEG
- a CDS encoding aldose epimerase family protein; amino-acid sequence: MTIERFGSLNGQDVLQVSLKGPDGIEAKILTWGAVVRDLVVPLAGGSQRVVLGLNSIEDYVAHSPYFGAIVGRYGNRIGGARFTLDGETYELDANEGKNQLHGGSMGFGTRLWSIVDHTPSSLTLGLVSEDGDMGYPGRLVATCTYTLLESSRLRIALEATSDRPTPVNLTTHGYFNLDGSPDISAHELAIVGDYITPTRPDLIPTGEIVAVAGTDYDFTAARPVHGAQHILYDINYVLRRPSGELRHAATLASRRNGLSMELWTTEPGVQFYDGHLIDMPVAGLDGARYGRHGGLCLEPQRFPDSPNKAHFSESIVRPGRVSQQVSELRFSR